A genomic region of Deinococcus planocerae contains the following coding sequences:
- the treS gene encoding maltose alpha-D-glucosyltransferase codes for MTQAAVQPAVPDWYKSAVFYELSVRTFADGNGDGKGDFPGLTGRLDYLKNLGVDCLWLLPWYPSPLRDDGYDVADYVGIHPDLGTLDDFKVFLREAHARGLKVIGDFVTNHTSSDHPWFQAARRGPVLPDGTPNEYHDYYVWSETGTEYAGARIIFTDTETSNWTRDEMCGKYYWHRFFSSQPDLNYDNPAVLAEIMQAARFWLDLGIDGFRVDAVPYLIEREGTNCENLPETHAILREMRRVVDAEYPGRLLLAEANQWPEDVVEYFGSEGEPEFHMCFNFPVMPRLYMSLKREDTTSIRQIMDRLPSIPSFGQWATFLRNHDELTLEMVTDDERAFMYAAYAPDSRMKINVGIRRRLAPLLDNDRRRIELLTTVLLALPGSPILYYGDEIGMGDDLSLADRNGVRTPMQWNAGVNGGFSTAAPELCFFPPISDPVYGYQRVNVNSQEQDPSSLLKWVSRQLELRRHNAAFAHGDLTFVETGNPAVLAFTRTHGDETLLIVSNFAGNAQAALLDLAGHVGRRPVTLAGGSHFPPVGEGPYPMILGKYDYYWLKLSGVR; via the coding sequence ATGACGCAAGCCGCCGTGCAGCCCGCCGTCCCCGACTGGTACAAGAGCGCCGTCTTCTACGAACTCTCCGTCCGCACGTTCGCCGACGGCAACGGCGACGGCAAGGGCGATTTTCCGGGCCTGACGGGTCGCCTCGACTACCTCAAGAACCTCGGGGTGGACTGCCTGTGGCTGCTGCCGTGGTACCCCAGCCCCCTGCGCGACGACGGCTACGACGTGGCCGACTACGTGGGCATCCACCCCGACCTCGGCACGCTGGACGACTTCAAGGTCTTCCTGCGCGAGGCGCACGCCCGGGGTCTGAAGGTGATCGGCGACTTCGTGACGAACCACACCTCCTCCGACCACCCGTGGTTCCAGGCGGCGCGGCGCGGGCCCGTGCTCCCCGACGGCACGCCGAACGAGTACCACGACTACTACGTCTGGAGCGAGACGGGAACCGAATACGCGGGGGCCAGGATCATCTTCACCGACACCGAGACGAGCAACTGGACGCGCGACGAGATGTGCGGCAAGTACTACTGGCACCGCTTTTTCTCGTCTCAGCCCGACCTCAACTACGACAACCCCGCCGTCCTCGCCGAGATCATGCAGGCCGCCCGCTTCTGGCTCGACCTCGGCATCGACGGCTTCCGGGTGGACGCGGTGCCGTACCTGATCGAGCGCGAGGGGACGAACTGCGAGAACCTGCCCGAGACGCACGCGATCCTCAGGGAGATGCGCCGGGTGGTAGACGCCGAGTACCCGGGCCGCCTGCTCCTCGCCGAGGCGAACCAATGGCCCGAGGACGTGGTGGAGTACTTCGGGAGCGAGGGGGAGCCCGAGTTCCACATGTGCTTCAACTTTCCGGTGATGCCCCGGCTCTACATGAGCCTCAAGCGGGAGGACACGACGAGCATCCGGCAGATCATGGACCGCCTGCCCTCCATCCCGTCCTTCGGGCAGTGGGCGACCTTCCTGCGCAATCACGACGAGCTGACGCTGGAGATGGTCACCGACGACGAGCGGGCCTTCATGTACGCGGCCTACGCGCCCGACTCGCGCATGAAGATCAATGTGGGCATCCGCCGCCGCCTCGCGCCGCTGCTCGACAACGACCGCCGCCGCATCGAACTGCTCACCACCGTCCTCCTCGCCCTGCCCGGCAGCCCGATTCTGTACTACGGCGACGAGATCGGCATGGGCGACGACCTCTCGCTGGCCGACCGCAACGGCGTGCGCACCCCGATGCAGTGGAACGCAGGGGTCAACGGGGGCTTTTCCACCGCCGCGCCCGAGCTGTGCTTCTTCCCGCCCATCAGCGATCCCGTCTACGGCTACCAGCGGGTCAACGTGAACAGCCAGGAGCAGGACCCCAGCAGCCTGCTCAAATGGGTGTCCCGCCAGCTCGAACTCCGGCGCCACAACGCCGCCTTCGCGCACGGCGACCTCACCTTCGTCGAGACCGGCAACCCCGCCGTCCTCGCCTTCACCCGCACCCACGGCGACGAGACCCTCCTCATCGTCAGCAACTTCGCCGGGAACGCCCAGGCGGCCTTGCTCGACCTCGCCGGGCACGTCGGGCGCCGGCCCGTCACCCTCGCGGGCGGCAGCCACTTCCCGCCCGTGGGCGAGGGGCCGTACCCCATGATCCTCGGCAAGTACGACTACTACTGGCTCAAGCTTAGCGGCGTGCGGTAG
- a CDS encoding HNH endonuclease: MSSRVLSHSEMCLREGVSLRRGMNFRVRGGHSVLLMSVRPGAPYRDELSGDGTVLLYEGHDAPRPRTGGQDPKTVDQPLQTPNGQLTQNGLFFGAALAARAGEAPPERVRVYEKLRPGVWTDNGVFHLVDAAQEHDGTRHVFVFRLEAVPGVEDDVSPAPPPPESRRVVPGWVKLAVWNRDGGRCVECGADEDLHFALLRPSAGATPENVRLLCARHDPGEGDRSG; encoded by the coding sequence ATGTCCAGCCGCGTCCTGAGCCACTCGGAGATGTGCCTGCGCGAGGGCGTGTCCCTGCGGCGCGGCATGAACTTCCGGGTGCGGGGCGGGCACAGCGTCTTGCTGATGTCGGTGCGCCCCGGCGCCCCCTACCGCGACGAGCTGAGTGGGGACGGCACGGTGCTGCTCTACGAGGGCCACGACGCGCCGCGCCCCAGGACGGGCGGCCAGGATCCCAAGACGGTGGACCAGCCCCTCCAGACCCCGAACGGCCAGCTCACCCAAAACGGCCTCTTCTTCGGGGCCGCCCTCGCCGCGCGGGCCGGGGAGGCGCCGCCCGAGCGGGTGCGGGTGTACGAGAAGTTGCGCCCCGGTGTCTGGACCGACAACGGCGTCTTTCATCTCGTGGACGCCGCCCAGGAGCACGACGGCACCCGCCACGTCTTCGTCTTCCGCCTGGAGGCCGTGCCGGGCGTGGAAGATGACGTGAGCCCCGCGCCCCCTCCCCCCGAGAGTCGGCGCGTGGTTCCCGGTTGGGTCAAGCTCGCCGTGTGGAACCGGGACGGCGGGAGGTGTGTGGAGTGCGGCGCGGACGAGGACCTGCACTTCGCTCTCCTCCGGCCCTCGGCAGGGGCCACACCCGAAAACGTGCGGCTCCTGTGCGCGCGGCACGACCCGGGGGAGGGCGACCGGAGCGGCTGA
- the treY gene encoding malto-oligosyltrehalose synthase has product MTQVLEAPSQTSSFTPHLPSSTYRLQLHEGFDFAAARRVLPYLRRLGVTDVYLSPVWTSTPGSTHGYDVTDHAEVNPRLGGEAGLRKLADRAHELGLRLIVDFVPNHMGIQGGHNRYWEDVLMHGRASRYAHFFDISWQPLKRALENKVLLPTLGDQYGRVLERGELKLERGGGRFFLRYWERRLPISPRSLAALLAQVAGRLSPGDDHAELASIARAAASLPRSTSSELTDADRLARAEEVDVIARRLATLTEASKTVREALDGVLETANADPALLDSLIQEQNYRLASWRVAAEQINYRRFFDINDLAALRMEDPRVFTWAHAKLFELVRDGVVSGVRLDHTDGLYDPAGYFRALQQGAAGALGLPAPGEDAPREALPFYVVAEKILEPGERLPESWMVHGSTGYDFLAQLNGVFVDGANEEEITAIYRRFSGDRETYPEHLYRGKSHIQRVSLPGEVNVLAEHLERLAEADLRFRDFTLSALREVIREVIAAFPVYRTYVRADGSREPGDNAKIEQAIRDAKAHSRRQSRDLDPSLFDFLEAVLKLGAPDEATRERYADFALKFQQLTGPVTAKGAEDTAFYRYGRLLSLNEVGGDPAHFGTPPKAFHLAARERAERWPGALLAGSTHDTKRGEDTRARISVLSELPQTWAAYLSGWLPLVRTLETRTDLGPAPSALDVYALLQTALGAYPLDGRLDGYADRLSAYLLKAAREAKLRTSWAAPDGEYEAALDRMVRGVLESERYLEDLRELHARISPYGAQNGLSATLVRLTAPGVPDTYQGSEGWNQSLVDPDNRRPVDYPWRTRTLARIERRHAENGLKLATDLLSGYEDGGVKLLVSWAALQARAAHPNLFGRGSYRPLGAGRHLLAFSREHGDEVAVTVAPRLVCSLTREKTAWALGEVWGNRQLTLPRPGTYENVLTGERVRVRGEKIALAKVLEDFPLALLVRR; this is encoded by the coding sequence GAAGCCCCCTCACAAACTTCGTCGTTTACCCCACACCTTCCCTCCTCCACCTACCGCCTCCAGCTCCACGAGGGTTTCGACTTCGCGGCGGCGCGGCGGGTGCTGCCCTACCTGCGGCGGCTGGGCGTCACCGACGTGTACCTCTCCCCGGTCTGGACGAGCACGCCGGGCTCGACCCACGGCTACGACGTGACCGACCACGCGGAGGTCAACCCGAGACTCGGCGGCGAGGCGGGATTGCGGAAGTTGGCCGACCGGGCGCACGAACTTGGGCTGCGCTTGATCGTGGACTTCGTGCCGAACCACATGGGCATCCAGGGCGGGCACAACCGGTACTGGGAGGACGTGCTCATGCACGGGCGGGCGAGCCGCTACGCGCACTTCTTCGACATCTCGTGGCAGCCCCTCAAGCGGGCGCTGGAGAACAAGGTGCTGCTGCCGACCTTGGGCGACCAGTACGGGCGGGTGCTCGAACGGGGCGAACTCAAGCTGGAGCGAGGCGGGGGCCGCTTCTTCCTGCGCTACTGGGAACGGCGATTGCCGATCTCGCCCCGCAGCCTCGCCGCGCTGCTCGCCCAGGTGGCGGGGCGCCTCTCTCCGGGAGACGACCACGCCGAACTCGCCTCTATCGCCCGGGCGGCGGCGAGCCTGCCGCGCTCGACCTCCTCGGAACTCACCGACGCCGACCGCCTCGCCCGCGCGGAGGAGGTGGACGTGATCGCCCGCCGCCTCGCCACCCTCACGGAAGCGTCCAAGACGGTGCGGGAGGCGCTGGACGGCGTGCTGGAGACGGCCAATGCCGACCCGGCCCTCCTCGATTCCCTCATTCAGGAGCAGAACTACCGCCTGGCCTCCTGGCGGGTGGCCGCCGAGCAGATCAACTACCGCCGCTTTTTCGACATCAACGACCTCGCGGCGCTGCGCATGGAGGACCCGCGCGTCTTCACCTGGGCGCACGCCAAACTCTTCGAGCTGGTGCGGGACGGCGTGGTCTCCGGCGTGCGGCTCGACCACACCGACGGGCTGTACGACCCCGCCGGGTATTTCCGGGCGCTGCAACAGGGGGCCGCGGGGGCGCTGGGCCTGCCCGCCCCGGGGGAGGACGCCCCGCGGGAGGCGCTGCCCTTCTACGTCGTGGCGGAGAAGATTCTGGAGCCCGGCGAGCGGCTGCCCGAAAGCTGGATGGTCCACGGCTCGACCGGGTACGACTTTCTGGCGCAGTTGAACGGCGTCTTCGTGGACGGCGCGAACGAGGAGGAGATCACGGCGATCTACCGCCGCTTCAGCGGGGACCGCGAGACCTACCCCGAGCACCTGTACCGGGGCAAGTCCCACATCCAGCGCGTGTCGCTGCCCGGGGAGGTCAACGTTCTCGCCGAGCACCTGGAGCGGCTGGCGGAAGCCGACCTGCGTTTCCGGGACTTCACCCTGAGCGCCCTGCGCGAGGTCATCCGCGAGGTGATCGCCGCCTTCCCGGTATACCGCACCTACGTGCGGGCAGACGGCTCACGCGAGCCCGGCGACAACGCCAAGATCGAGCAGGCGATCCGGGACGCCAAAGCCCACAGCCGCCGCCAGAGCCGCGACCTCGACCCCTCCCTCTTCGACTTTCTGGAGGCGGTCCTCAAATTGGGCGCGCCGGACGAGGCCACCCGTGAGCGCTACGCCGACTTCGCCCTCAAGTTCCAGCAGCTCACGGGCCCGGTGACGGCGAAGGGAGCGGAGGACACGGCCTTTTACCGCTACGGACGGCTGCTCTCCCTGAACGAGGTGGGAGGCGACCCGGCGCACTTCGGCACGCCGCCGAAAGCTTTCCACCTGGCGGCGCGTGAGCGGGCGGAACGCTGGCCGGGCGCCCTGCTCGCCGGGAGCACCCACGACACCAAACGCGGGGAGGACACGCGGGCCCGCATCAGCGTCCTGTCCGAGCTGCCGCAGACGTGGGCGGCGTACCTCAGCGGGTGGCTGCCCCTGGTCCGCACGCTGGAAACGCGGACGGACCTGGGACCTGCGCCCTCCGCGCTCGACGTGTACGCCCTGCTGCAAACGGCGCTGGGCGCGTATCCGCTGGACGGCAGGCTCGACGGGTACGCCGACCGCCTGAGCGCCTACCTGCTCAAGGCCGCCCGCGAGGCCAAGCTGCGCACGAGCTGGGCCGCCCCCGACGGAGAGTACGAGGCGGCGCTGGACCGCATGGTGCGTGGGGTGCTGGAAAGCGAGCGGTATCTGGAGGACCTGCGCGAGCTGCACGCCCGCATCAGCCCCTACGGCGCGCAAAACGGCCTCTCGGCGACGCTCGTGCGCCTGACCGCCCCCGGCGTGCCCGACACGTACCAGGGCTCGGAAGGCTGGAACCAGAGCCTCGTGGACCCCGACAACCGCCGCCCGGTGGACTACCCCTGGCGCACGCGGACGCTCGCCCGCATCGAGCGGCGGCACGCGGAGAACGGGCTCAAGCTCGCCACCGACCTCCTTTCCGGGTACGAGGACGGCGGGGTCAAGCTCCTGGTGAGCTGGGCCGCCCTCCAGGCCCGGGCCGCGCACCCAAACCTTTTCGGGCGCGGCAGCTACCGTCCTCTCGGTGCGGGTCGTCACCTCCTCGCTTTCTCCCGCGAGCACGGGGACGAGGTGGCCGTCACCGTCGCGCCCCGGCTGGTGTGTAGCCTGACGCGGGAGAAGACGGCGTGGGCGCTCGGCGAGGTGTGGGGCAACCGCCAGCTCACCCTCCCCCGCCCTGGCACCTACGAGAACGTGCTGACGGGCGAGCGCGTGCGGGTGCGCGGCGAGAAGATCGCGCTGGCGAAGGTGCTGGAGGACTTCCCGCTGGCGCTGCTCGTGCGGCGCTGA
- a CDS encoding Bax inhibitor-1/YccA family protein: MQITATRTENLVRTFMARTYSWMAAGLALTAGVAYLTAQNEGLASQVMALRFPLIIAQLVLVFVLAGLAQRLPSAVAGLLFIAYAALTGLTFSALLFVYSPAAVTAAFLTTAGTFGAMSVVGFVIKRDLSALGRFFLFALIGLLIAMIVNIFVASSVLTLGISVIGVLLFAGLTAYDTQMLRNLALSGISGEMAERAAINGALALYLDFINMFLFILRLFGIGGGLSSSSD; the protein is encoded by the coding sequence ATGCAAATCACTGCCACCCGGACAGAAAACCTGGTCCGTACCTTTATGGCGCGGACGTACTCGTGGATGGCGGCGGGGCTGGCCCTGACCGCCGGGGTCGCCTACCTGACCGCCCAGAACGAGGGGCTCGCCTCGCAGGTGATGGCCCTCCGCTTCCCGCTGATCATCGCCCAGCTCGTGCTGGTGTTCGTGCTCGCCGGGCTGGCGCAGCGGCTGCCGAGCGCCGTCGCGGGGCTGCTCTTCATCGCCTACGCCGCGCTGACGGGCCTGACGTTCAGCGCCCTGCTCTTCGTCTACAGCCCCGCCGCGGTCACTGCCGCCTTCCTGACGACCGCCGGGACCTTCGGCGCGATGAGCGTGGTGGGTTTCGTGATCAAGCGCGACCTCAGCGCGCTGGGCCGCTTCTTCCTCTTCGCCCTGATCGGCCTCCTGATCGCCATGATCGTGAACATCTTCGTGGCAAGCAGCGTGCTTACGCTCGGCATCAGCGTGATCGGCGTGCTGCTCTTCGCGGGCCTGACCGCCTACGACACCCAGATGCTGCGCAACCTCGCGCTGAGCGGCATCAGCGGCGAGATGGCCGAGCGCGCGGCGATCAACGGGGCGCTGGCGCTGTACCTCGACTTCATCAACATGTTCCTCTTCATCCTGCGCCTGTTCGGGATCGGCGGCGGGCTGAGCAGCAGCAGCGACTGA
- a CDS encoding metal ABC transporter ATP-binding protein, translating into MLGVENLTVRYGSHTALEGATVRFAPGSFTAVIGPNGAGKSTLLKTVVGLNVPSSGRVSFGEGGSARDDVAYVPQQQTLDWAFPVTVWDVAMMGRTGRVGWLRWPTRADRERVADALRQTGVYELRGRHIGALSGGQRQRVLLARMLARDARVLLLDEPLTGVDAATQEQLMALLRTQADAGRAVVMVTHDLEQARRWCDHLVLVNRRVIADGTPEEVYTPHNIEATFSSSHLGHTHAEA; encoded by the coding sequence ATGCTTGGGGTGGAGAATCTGACGGTGCGGTACGGCTCGCACACGGCGCTGGAGGGGGCGACGGTGCGGTTCGCGCCGGGCAGCTTCACCGCCGTGATCGGGCCGAACGGGGCGGGCAAGAGCACGCTGCTCAAGACGGTGGTGGGGCTGAACGTGCCCTCCTCCGGGCGGGTGAGCTTCGGGGAAGGGGGAAGCGCGCGGGATGACGTGGCGTATGTGCCGCAGCAGCAGACGCTCGACTGGGCCTTTCCCGTCACCGTCTGGGACGTGGCGATGATGGGCCGCACCGGTCGGGTGGGCTGGCTGCGCTGGCCGACGCGCGCAGACCGCGAGCGGGTGGCGGACGCCTTGCGGCAGACCGGCGTGTACGAGCTGCGCGGACGGCACATCGGGGCGCTGAGCGGCGGGCAGCGCCAGCGGGTGCTCCTCGCGCGGATGCTCGCGCGGGACGCCCGGGTCCTCCTCCTCGACGAGCCGCTGACCGGGGTGGACGCCGCCACGCAGGAGCAACTGATGGCCTTGCTTCGCACCCAGGCCGACGCGGGACGGGCCGTCGTGATGGTCACCCACGACCTGGAGCAGGCGCGGCGCTGGTGCGACCACCTCGTCCTCGTCAACCGCCGGGTGATTGCCGACGGCACGCCGGAGGAGGTCTACACCCCGCACAACATCGAGGCGACCTTCAGCTCCAGCCACCTCGGGCACACCCACGCGGAGGCGTGA
- a CDS encoding metal ABC transporter solute-binding protein, Zn/Mn family, translating to MIRGDNRTEHDHMTQRGPSPLGRGALASLLLILGTGTASAAPLPVSATTTIMADFVRAVGGSRVSVNVIVPAGGDTHSFQPTTAAIRGLAGSRALFANGAGLEPWLPKLRAAAPRVPVTELTAGLKLHEAEHEEHGEAGHGGEHGHGDRDPHAWWDPTLAAGYVRSVQTVLTRLDPAGKATYAKNAAAYQKQLQALDAYAKKQFATVPAARRKIVTNHDSLHYLAERYGLTVVGAVIPGLGTEREPSARELAALVGAVKKSGARVIFTENTVNARLAQTLARETGATIAPPLYTDALGPKGSAGDTFLKAFRANVDTMVRALR from the coding sequence ATGATTCGCGGCGACAACCGGACGGAACACGACCACATGACGCAGAGGGGGCCGTCCCCCCTCGGGCGCGGCGCTCTCGCCAGCCTGCTCCTGATCCTGGGGACGGGCACGGCCTCGGCGGCGCCCCTGCCCGTGAGCGCGACGACGACGATCATGGCGGACTTCGTGCGGGCCGTCGGGGGGAGCCGGGTGAGCGTGAATGTGATCGTGCCCGCGGGCGGCGACACCCACAGTTTTCAGCCCACCACCGCCGCCATTCGCGGGCTCGCGGGGAGTCGCGCCCTCTTCGCCAACGGGGCGGGGCTGGAACCCTGGCTCCCGAAGCTGAGGGCCGCCGCGCCGAGGGTACCTGTGACGGAGCTGACGGCGGGCCTGAAGTTGCACGAGGCCGAGCACGAGGAACACGGGGAGGCGGGCCACGGGGGGGAACACGGCCACGGCGACCGCGATCCCCACGCCTGGTGGGACCCGACGCTCGCCGCCGGGTACGTGCGGAGTGTCCAGACGGTCCTCACACGCCTCGACCCCGCCGGAAAGGCGACGTACGCGAAGAACGCCGCCGCCTACCAGAAACAACTTCAGGCCCTCGACGCCTACGCGAAAAAACAGTTTGCTACCGTGCCCGCCGCCCGGCGCAAGATCGTCACCAATCACGACAGCCTGCACTACCTCGCCGAGCGTTACGGCCTGACTGTCGTCGGCGCCGTCATCCCCGGCCTCGGCACCGAGCGCGAGCCGAGCGCGCGTGAACTCGCCGCCCTCGTGGGAGCGGTGAAGAAGAGCGGCGCCCGCGTCATCTTCACCGAGAACACCGTGAACGCCCGCCTCGCCCAGACCCTCGCCCGCGAGACCGGCGCGACCATCGCCCCGCCCCTCTACACCGACGCCCTGGGACCCAAGGGCAGTGCAGGCGACACCTTCTTGAAGGCGTTCCGGGCGAACGTGGACACGATGGTGCGGGCGCTGCGCTGA
- a CDS encoding metal ABC transporter permease, translated as MTWLTDPLQFDFFLRALAAVALVSVLCALVGAWVVLRGLSYIGDAMSHAVLPGIVGAFLTGGNLLLGALVAAVLTALGIGAVSQRGGLKQDSAIGIVFVGMFALGVVMLSRASTFTTDLTNFLIGNPLGVTPGDLWGALIVTLVVGGILTAVQKELLLASFDPTEARAIGLPVRTLESLLLILIGLVVVLTVQLVGTTLSVSLLITSSAAARLLARSLRKMILLAAALGALGGVTGLYLSYYLDTAPGATIVLVNTAVFLVALAFRRREN; from the coding sequence ATGACCTGGCTCACCGACCCCCTCCAGTTCGACTTCTTCCTGCGCGCGCTCGCGGCGGTCGCCCTCGTCAGCGTTCTGTGCGCGCTCGTGGGCGCGTGGGTGGTGCTGCGGGGGCTGAGCTACATCGGGGACGCGATGAGCCACGCGGTCTTGCCGGGCATCGTGGGGGCGTTCCTGACGGGGGGGAATCTGCTTCTCGGGGCACTCGTCGCCGCCGTGCTCACCGCGCTCGGCATCGGGGCGGTGAGTCAGCGGGGCGGGCTCAAGCAGGACAGCGCCATCGGCATCGTCTTCGTGGGGATGTTCGCGCTCGGCGTGGTGATGCTCTCGCGGGCGTCCACCTTCACCACCGACCTGACCAACTTTTTGATCGGAAATCCGCTGGGCGTCACGCCGGGCGACCTGTGGGGGGCGCTCATCGTCACGCTGGTCGTGGGGGGCATCCTGACCGCCGTACAGAAGGAGTTGCTGCTCGCCTCCTTCGACCCCACCGAGGCGCGGGCCATCGGCCTCCCGGTGCGGACGCTCGAAAGCCTGCTGCTCATCCTGATCGGGCTGGTCGTCGTACTGACGGTGCAGCTCGTGGGCACCACGCTGAGCGTGAGCCTGCTGATCACGTCGAGCGCCGCTGCCCGGCTCCTGGCGCGCAGCCTCCGGAAGATGATCCTGCTCGCCGCCGCGCTCGGCGCCCTGGGGGGCGTGACTGGGCTGTACCTGAGCTACTACCTCGACACAGCTCCCGGCGCGACCATCGTGCTTGTCAACACGGCGGTTTTTCTGGTGGCGCTGGCCTTCCGGCGACGGGAGAACTGA
- a CDS encoding ABC-F family ATP-binding cassette domain-containing protein, whose protein sequence is MFGDRAVFTDVDLEVGGGERLALVGENGGGKTTLLRAMAGLDAPDAGTVTRTGRVAYLAQHAAGSGGTVLGAVTPEELQVARRDFGAASARLADGTDAALHAFADAEEAFRAAGGYSFEVRAAEVLGGLGLTPGASTAQLSGGQMRRVMLARLLLSPADLFLLDEPTNHLDAEGAAWLEGWIRDSEAAFVFASHDRAVLDTVATRTAELERGGLTVYPGGYSEAMAVKATLREAQTRDYATYRRKREALDEERRRQASIGSVKENRRRARDNDKFLSSHKAGRAQQIHSARAQAMQKQIDRLDEQAGAKPYQDRRTLRLDLPEAPPGPSEVLTARDLTVVRGGREVLCNLRLDVRRGERIALTGPNGGGKSTLLAVLLGTLPSTGEVRRGQGLTVYAAGQHGEELAGLETVADALLAANPALTPHQLHEVGAQVGLPGGPAFPLAGLSGGQRTRLSLARLGVTRAQLFVLDEPTNHLDIRAIEALEALLLAFPGTILLASHDRALVGRVATRVWDVRGGRVTEVPG, encoded by the coding sequence GTGTTCGGCGACCGAGCCGTCTTCACGGATGTGGACCTGGAGGTCGGCGGGGGCGAACGCCTCGCGCTCGTCGGGGAGAACGGCGGCGGGAAAACCACGCTGCTGCGCGCGATGGCGGGCCTGGACGCGCCCGACGCCGGAACGGTGACGCGGACGGGCCGGGTGGCGTACCTCGCCCAGCACGCGGCGGGGAGTGGGGGGACGGTCCTCGGCGCCGTGACGCCGGAAGAATTGCAGGTGGCGCGACGGGACTTTGGCGCAGCCTCGGCGAGGTTGGCAGACGGCACGGACGCGGCCCTCCACGCCTTCGCCGACGCCGAGGAGGCCTTCCGCGCGGCGGGCGGGTACAGCTTCGAGGTCCGGGCCGCCGAGGTGCTGGGCGGGTTGGGGCTCACGCCGGGCGCCTCCACCGCCCAACTATCGGGAGGGCAGATGCGCCGGGTGATGCTGGCCCGGTTGCTCCTCTCTCCCGCCGACCTCTTCCTGCTCGACGAGCCGACGAACCACCTCGACGCGGAGGGCGCGGCGTGGCTGGAGGGTTGGATTCGGGACTCGGAGGCCGCCTTCGTCTTCGCCAGCCACGACCGGGCGGTTCTGGATACGGTGGCGACCCGGACGGCGGAACTGGAACGCGGGGGGCTCACCGTCTACCCCGGCGGCTACTCGGAGGCGATGGCGGTGAAGGCGACCCTGCGGGAGGCGCAGACGCGCGATTACGCGACGTACCGGCGCAAGCGCGAAGCGCTGGACGAGGAGCGGCGGCGGCAGGCCAGCATCGGTTCGGTGAAGGAAAACCGCCGCCGGGCGCGGGACAACGACAAGTTCCTGTCCAGTCACAAGGCGGGGCGAGCGCAGCAGATCCACTCGGCCCGGGCACAGGCGATGCAAAAGCAGATCGACCGCCTGGACGAACAGGCCGGAGCGAAACCCTACCAGGACCGCCGCACCCTTCGTCTCGACCTGCCGGAGGCCCCCCCCGGCCCCTCCGAGGTCCTGACAGCCCGCGACCTCACCGTCGTGCGCGGTGGGCGGGAAGTGCTCTGTAACCTGCGGCTGGACGTGCGCCGGGGCGAGCGCATCGCCCTGACCGGGCCGAACGGCGGCGGGAAAAGCACCCTCCTGGCCGTCCTCCTCGGCACCCTGCCCTCCACGGGCGAGGTGCGGCGCGGGCAGGGCCTCACCGTCTACGCGGCGGGTCAGCACGGCGAGGAACTGGCGGGGCTGGAGACGGTCGCGGACGCGCTGCTGGCCGCCAACCCGGCCCTCACGCCGCACCAGCTCCACGAGGTCGGGGCGCAGGTGGGGCTGCCGGGCGGCCCGGCCTTTCCGCTCGCGGGGCTGTCGGGGGGGCAGCGGACACGGCTCAGCCTCGCACGGCTGGGGGTGACGCGGGCGCAACTCTTCGTGCTGGACGAGCCCACCAACCACCTCGACATCCGGGCGATTGAGGCGCTGGAGGCCCTGCTCCTTGCCTTCCCGGGCACCATCCTGCTCGCCAGCCACGACCGCGCCCTCGTGGGCCGGGTGGCGACGCGGGTGTGGGACGTGCGGGGCGGGCGGGTGACGGAGGTGCCGGGTTGA
- a CDS encoding MerR family transcriptional regulator: MRVKIGELSRQTGLSVRTLRHYGALGLLTPGERTSGAHRLYSRLDAERLWQIQALKALGLSLEAIRHVLDDPGHDPAGLLRRHIAQVEARVREEQAYLARLRRLERAGQPTWAELMEVIRMNERNREKVDHMLETAREVGGDGAENFDEGQMAYLRGRAETVGQTRTLEVQREWPELMTEVLNEMERGTPPTDPRVKALAQCWHALVREFTGGRQDIQDGLNRGYERRMTPEMQAMWEYISAAGE; the protein is encoded by the coding sequence ATGCGCGTGAAGATCGGCGAACTCTCCCGCCAGACGGGCCTGAGCGTCCGGACCCTGCGCCATTACGGCGCGCTGGGCCTGCTCACGCCGGGGGAGCGCACGAGCGGCGCACACCGCCTGTACTCCCGCCTGGACGCCGAGCGGCTGTGGCAGATTCAGGCCCTCAAGGCGCTTGGCCTGAGCCTGGAAGCCATCCGGCACGTGCTGGACGACCCGGGTCACGACCCCGCCGGGTTGCTGCGGCGGCACATCGCACAAGTCGAGGCGCGCGTGCGGGAGGAGCAGGCGTACCTCGCCCGGCTGCGGCGGCTGGAACGTGCGGGGCAGCCCACCTGGGCGGAACTCATGGAGGTGATTCGGATGAACGAGCGGAACCGGGAGAAAGTAGACCACATGTTGGAGACGGCCCGCGAGGTCGGCGGGGACGGAGCTGAGAATTTCGACGAGGGCCAGATGGCCTACCTGCGCGGGCGGGCGGAGACGGTCGGCCAGACCCGCACCCTGGAGGTGCAGCGCGAGTGGCCCGAACTGATGACCGAGGTCTTGAACGAGATGGAACGCGGCACGCCCCCGACGGACCCGAGGGTGAAGGCTCTGGCGCAGTGTTGGCACGCCCTCGTGCGTGAGTTCACGGGCGGTCGGCAGGACATTCAGGACGGGCTGAACCGCGGGTACGAACGCCGCATGACCCCCGAGATGCAGGCGATGTGGGAGTACATCTCGGCGGCGGGCGAGTAG